In Candida orthopsilosis Co 90-125, chromosome 4 draft sequence, a single genomic region encodes these proteins:
- a CDS encoding Imp4 SSU processome component, whose amino-acid sequence MIRKQARERREYLYRKALQLQEASRTEKRQQLKAALASGKPLSKELAEDTQLQRDFIYDQSEQDQLDIDDEYSALSGISDPKVVITTSRDPSVRLLQFSKEIKLMFPNSLKLNRGNYIINDLVKTCTRVQVSDLIILHEHRGVPTSLTVSHFPHGPTAIFTLHNVKLRHDLPNLGNISESYPHLIFENFNTPLGKRVVKILQHLFPPGVKRDSSRVITFVNNDDYISVRHHVYVRTRDSVEISEIGPRFEMKLYEIRLGLADNTDADVEWQVRRFIRTANRKNYL is encoded by the coding sequence GAAAGGAGAGAGTATCTTTATAGAAAGGCCTTACAACTTCAAGAGGCATCACGCACGGAAAAACGTCAACAGCTCAAAGCAGCGTTGGCACTGGGGAAACCATTATCAAAGGAATTAGCAGAAGATACTCAACTACAACGCGATTTTATATACGATCAAAGTGAACAAGACCAACtagatattgatgatgagtatAGCGCTCTTTCGGGAATATCTGATCCAAAAGTAGTCATCACTACATCTAGAGATCCAAGTGTTCGATTACTACAATTTTCtaaagaaatcaaattgatgtttCCAAATAGCTTGAAATTGAACCGTGGTAACTACATCATTAATGATCTAGTCAAGACCTGCACCAGAGTTCAAGTTTCTGATTTGATAATATTGCACGAACACAGAGGTGTACCTACGTCCCTCACAGTAAGTCATTTTCCCCATGGACCAACCGCTATATTCACTTTACACAATGTCAAATTAAGACATGATTTACCAAACTTGGGTAACATAAGTGAATCCTATCCTCatttaatttttgaaaatttcaatacaCCATTGGGTAAAAGGGTGGTTAAAATCTTGCAACATTTGTTCCCACCTGGAGTTAAACGTGATTCATCAAGAGTAATTACATTTGTTaataatgatgattatATAAGTGTCAGGCACCATGTTTATGTTAGGACTAGGGATAGTGTTGAGATTAGTGAAATTGGACcaagatttgaaatgaaGTTATATGAAATTAGATTGGGATTGGCTGATAATACCGATGCTGATGTAGAATGGCAAGTGAGGAGGTTTATACGTACTGCAAATAGAAAGAACTACTTGTGA